ACAATGAGATCGTCCACGGTGTATCaattttttgataaataaatgctgagttttttttttttacattatcCTATTTACTGCTTTTTCCCCATATAGTTGCGCGACAATATGCCTCAAAATTGACTTATAATTCAATCAATTATGAAGATAGTTTCTTTTGGCCCACTGATAATCGCAGTGAATGACCTTTTGGCTTTTGATGCAAATTGCGACCGAGTGCGTCATAAATAAGGGGCGGAGGTAGCTGTTCTTGTATCCGGGCTTTAGCTCAGGCGgtccaaattttttaaaaaattttataggtaaatttttgtataattttggataaatttgatattagtctgggtagatcaatttaaaatattaaaagatgttagagtttaaaattctagccCGAGTAGCGTTAGATTCTTAGCTCCGCCGTCGTAATGATCCATCGTCATACACACTTGCCCATTATCTCAAATatatagatttttttaaaaaaattatttttcagctatctcaaatatataatctaaattttaatttttattaaccttattattttttgttttaactAATATATTCCTATTAATGAAGTATTGGGAAACGTAAAATCATTTTTTGAATGAATTAAATAAGAGTAAAATAcgaattttttttctaaaatttgcttctccaatgattttttttaaagatgtcAAAATTGTTAGTACAAAATTCATGCGAAGGAGTCATAAGTTTTTTTATCCATAAAATGATTTATAGGATgtacaaatattatttttatcgatATGATATAAATAAACGATAAAAAtgtgtgtgagacgatctcaggaagcgtattttgtgagacacatatcttatttgggtcatccatggaaaaatattattttttatgctaaaaatattatattttatttgaaatatcggtaagattgacccgtctcacagataaagattcgtgataccgtctcacaaaagatctattctaaataaatatatgtataaattcaatttattttaaatttaatcagATATTTGTGATATAATCATTTGACCGGTGCCTATCCTAAAGAAAATTGAAACTCCATTTTTtaggttttttattttatttttcaatgcaaTGGAATTAATTATTACAGGTGAGGGATACAGCTGCCTGCACAAGTCACGCTAGTCAATGCACTCGTGAGTTTgtatttcaaacttttcttTGGAAGAAAGAACAGCATTCAGTTAACTCCAGGGAGGGGATGGGTCCATCTCCGTTCTCAAATTTCATTTCTATCCTTCTATCCGTCTTGATCTCAATTTTTTTAAGTTTGGAGAATCCTCCAACTCGAAACCGCATGGAACGAGTTCGAGGATTTTCTGAACCAAAACTcatatattatctattattattaataacaattgtaatattattaatattaatattaatatacatataaagcttaataatactaatattattaataatatttttttaagaatgAAGATAATATCTATATCCTTGTTTCGGGTTTTTCCGCTGGTCTTCAAATCTGTGGAGAAAATTATCATTCCTAATGAACTGTCCATATATTCCAAATactataaattattttatgaatggatcattttaaatttaaaatattccaGATTGAATTATAACAAAATATTTCATTAGAGATATTCTTTTTGCTCTGTGGAGTGAAAAGTCTAAGAAAAAGTACAAATACAAATCCAACCCTAAGCCCGATTTTTCCAAAGCCCACCAAACCCTATTAGCATACGTAAAATGACAGAAAAACCATGGCATACCTCTCAAATACCAAATCTAGCCTCAGTATCTTCAAAGTTAAAACCCATGTTGTAGACTGAAGTGAAGAAAGCCAGAAACCGCCTTGCTCATTCGCTCGCAGCCTTCAGAAATGGGAAGAAGCGATGATTCGATAAGCAGAAGAAGGAACAAAAAGAGCAGAAAAATGCAAGAAGACAAGAAAGATTCATCCTCAAAGGTTTCTGCTCGCCTGGCCGCTATTATCGCATCCAAAAACCGCCGCAAATCAGGCAAACGCCGCCTCTGCCAGGTGACTTGAGATTGTGAAGACCTGTCTACGTtaattgtttgttttttttacgGTTTATCTTGTTTCATTGATGGTGGATTTCTGTCATCTAAAGTTAATTGTCATCTCGAAGTAAAGATTTGGCCTTTTTTTCTTCTTGCAGTAGAACCATGGATTGAAAATTAGTCGttttttgttatgatttttctctGCTAGAAACGAGTTTGGTTAGAAGTGTTTGCTTTGATGCGTGGATGCAATCAGGTGCTGATTGGCTTCACATATTTTCGGATTTCTCGAATTTTCAAAATTGCCtttgatgtaaaaaaaattaagtctccctattgattaatttttttgtccGGCGTTGATGTAGTTGATTCTGAATCTGTTATTCGGACCCTAATATTTGTTTGACGTGTATTATAATTAACTTTTGTTGTAGCACTGGTTAACCATTAAGTTACTGATGATACACCATTAATGTGACTACTGTTCATGATTCTTAGTATCCTGTTTTTCTTTTATTGCTTCTTTTGCAGGGTATGTGCTTTAGCCTTCCATCTCCCGAGGACCCTTTTATTGATAACCATGGGAAAATTGATCGTACGAAAAAAAGGAAGAGAAGTTCTAAAGAAAATGGGAAGCCTGGGGAGAAGAAAGGCAGAGTGCTAGAGAAAGCGACCCGATGCAGGGATGATTCTCATGTAGATCCCCAAGAGCATGAAATGTATAGTGGACACTCAGAATCTGTTGAGCCTTTTAGTTTTATGGGTCCAGAAATTGCGATCAATGTGGGGAAACCAACTTGCCAGATCATTAATAGGAACAAGCTCAACCATGCTCAGACACAAAACCATTTTGAAAACAAAACTGAGTGCCCATCGAAATTTTTGATTACATGCCTGAATTCAATTCAGACTGCTTTGGAGAATGGTGAAGGTTATGTTAGTGAAGGAGACAAACCTTTCTTTGCCAATGCGTGGGGAATTGAGTTCTGGAATTGTTATTCCAACAGAAAAGATGTTCTTGAAACTGATAGAGCTGATTCCACAATGGAGCAAATTGCTTGGATCGCATCAACAGCTGCTGATACCATTTCAATGAAGGAGAAAGAGGGGCTATCATTTGCTAGTCCTTTTCTTCTATATCTCGTTCCATCACGAGAGAAAGCTTCTAAGGTTTGCCCGCTACAATAAGCATTTTTTGATCAACCGTACCACTGGTCTTATAGATATGTTGAGTCTCACAATTGACTCATTGGCTTACCTGTCTTCCTGTTTCATGACACTCAGGTGCGTGAAGTATGCAAGCCTTTGAAGGCCCTTGGAATACATACTGTGAGTCTTCATTCTGGTGCTTCCATTGATCATCAAGTTAATGGGTTAGCACCTCCCTTCAATCTTGTTCATATGATATAACTTTGTCAGTGATTGAAAAATATAACTGAAAGCGAGGCAAATATTGGATTTTCATGTGGGAGGTGTGATGGTTCAACCCTCAAATTTTGTGTATCACAATCTTTCTTTTCTACCTTGCTTTTAGAAGTTAAAGTAATCACATGCATATTGTTGCTTTGTTTCTCTGTTTAAATGTTGATCTTTCACTTTTCCCGCCTTTTCTGACAGTTTGAAGATCTGTGAACCGGAATTCATTGTCTCTACACCGGAGAGACTTTTGGAGCTTCTTACCCTGAAGGCTTTCGACACATCTGGGGTTTCTCTACTGGTAATTTTATATTGAACTTTTTCATTCCCCAATGAAACATTCATTCTTTTCCATCTGATATGGTATTCTGTGCATTCTCTTTTCTTTTAGTAGTAATTTTACAAGACAATTAAAATATAGAAAACACTGATGTAAAAGAAATACAAAAATCCCTGAATAGAGAATTCCCGAGAAATAGAATCCACCCCAATATCTGTAATTTGATGAGTGAACGCTGCACTGCTCTTATGAAAGTGTTTATATTTTCTAGCGAGGGCACATAAGTTGAGTGTATCAGCAATTGCACATTAAACCCCTAGCCAAAGCATTAAGAGTTAGAGGGTGTGCAATGGAAACTAATTGctaaaaaatgattaaatcgATTTAGTTTTCACCACACCAGACCGATCAATATCTTTATGAAAAACACTTAACTGAACTGATTTAAATCAGTTGTTTCAGTTGATCAACCAAGATAACCGATTTTTCCTTCGAAAACAAAATAATGGATGAGTCAAATGAACTaacttttttaatataaataaatggcGATGTATTGAAAGCCGTaacttgtgaaataaataatcataaaaataaagtagacctattcaaaattattataataacttGATGTCAAAATAGGTgaacttaaataaaaacatttctaCAACGtattaaaaaaatgttaatttttaCAAGTTTGGCTGGTTTGGTTTAACAagtctttaaaaaaaataatactaaacCAATTAAACCGATATGTTTTAATATTAAAGCCCAATCATCAATCACCTAATAAGTGTAATCGAACTTCTGATATATAAAGAATCGGTATATTATTGGTGCAACAAAAATTTTGACTGCCCGTATTTGAAAGTCTAATTTCAACCTTTTATGTTATCACTCCATAGTAGTAGTCATTTAATTTCTCCAAGGCATTGATCTTCGATATATTGTTGAGATGTGTTTACTTCTTTATAACAGCTTAATATCTAAGTCGCCATCTTTTTGTTCTGATTTTGACCATGATTGTAGGTTATTGATGGGCTAGAATACCCTTTTAATGGCGCATACTTTGATGCAATCAAGTCCATGAGACAACTCATATCTGGAAATCCAAAGAACGTAGTGTTCTCTGATTGCTTGAAAAACTCGTCTGCATCTGTGGTGCAAAAACTGTCGAAAGGATCCGTCTGCAGATGATTTATTTGGTGCAT
This genomic interval from Primulina eburnea isolate SZY01 chromosome 16, ASM2296580v1, whole genome shotgun sequence contains the following:
- the LOC140817178 gene encoding uncharacterized protein, with translation MGRSDDSISRRRNKKSRKMQEDKKDSSSKVSARLAAIIASKNRRKSGKRRLCQGMCFSLPSPEDPFIDNHGKIDRTKKRKRSSKENGKPGEKKGRVLEKATRCRDDSHVDPQEHEMYSGHSESVEPFSFMGPEIAINVGKPTCQIINRNKLNHAQTQNHFENKTECPSKFLITCLNSIQTALENGEGYVSEGDKPFFANAWGIEFWNCYSNRKDVLETDRADSTMEQIAWIASTAADTISMKEKEGLSFASPFLLYLVPSREKASKVREVCKPLKALGIHTVSLHSGASIDHQVNGLKICEPEFIVSTPERLLELLTLKAFDTSGVSLLVIDGLEYPFNGAYFDAIKSMRQLISGNPKNVVFSDCLKNSSASVVQKLSKGSVCR